Part of the Paenibacillus aurantius genome, GCCTGCATGGAATCCCCGAATTTCTTACTGGAAGCTTCGCCGCCAGGGAACTTGAACCAGTTCCAGCTGAGGACTTTGCCGTCCTTCACATATTTGTTGATGTCGGCGGCAAGCGGTCCGAGAACCTTCTCGTCTACCGGAATGTTGGTGAAGGCCGGAATGAACTTGAATTCGTTGGTGATGTATTTCTTACCCGTTTCGGAAGTGGCGAGCCAGTTCAGGAACTTCTTCGCTTCTTCCTTGTTTGCCGAATTCTTGTTCACGACCCAGTTGTTCGGTACGCCGACAAACAGCTTGTCATTGGCGGCAGGATCATCGCTGATCGGCATCGGCAGGAAGCCGACTTTCAGATCCGGATTCGTCTGCGTGAGCTGCAGCTGCGTCCAGTTGCCCTGCTGCGTCATAGCCGCTTTGCCGGTGGCAAATTCGGTGACTTGAGTCTTATAGTCGGTCTGCAGCGGGTTCTTGTTGCCGTACTTCAGGGTCAGGTCAAACAGCTTCATCCAGTTCTCGAACTGGGCGTTGCCGGCAAATTTCTCGGTGCCTTTGTTCAGGCCCTCGATAAATTTGTTCGGATCCGGCTGGAAGGCAAACGGCAGGTTCACGAAGTGGTTCCCAAGGACCCACCACTCGCCGTAGCCGTTCTCGAATGGAGTGATGCCGGCCGCTTGAAGCTTCTTGGCGGCTTCCTCAAGCTGGGTCAACGTCTTAGGCAGCTCGGTGATCCCGGCCTTGGCGAACAGGTCTTTGTTGTACTGGAAGCCGTAGCCTTCGATCCCGACCGGCATGCCGTACAGCTTGCCGCCTTTGGTCATCGGCTCTTCCGCGCCCTTCGCCAGGTTCTTCACCCAAGGCTCGCCGGACAGATCCTCCAGGTTCTCCTGCCACAGATCAAGATCGGAGAAGCCCCCGACGTTGAAAATATCCGGCTTGTCGCCCGAGTTGAACTTGGCCTTCAATGCCGCACCGTAGTCGGAGCCGCCGCCAACCGTTTCCACTTGAATTTTGACGCCGGTTTCCTTCTGGTATTCTTCGACCAGTTTGTTAAGCGGGTCGGCGATTTCAACTTTAAACTGGAACATCTTCAAGGTAACGTTCTTGCCGCCCCCGGCATTCGTCCCGCCGCCGGTATTCGCAGGCCCCGCATTGTCTTTGTTTCCACAGCCGGCCAGCACCCCGCCCATCAGCACGAGGGACATTCCGACCAACCCAAGCTTTTTGTTCATTGTAGTTCCTCCCTTTTGTGATCACCCTGTTAAGGCTATCTACATTGTAGAAAACGTTTTCTTACTCTTACACCGAAGATATTGATGCTTCAGGTGTAATTTTTTGACGGCTGGGGGTAGTATCCCCCGCAGTCGTCTTTTTATTACCCAAATTCTGTTAGCCTTTAACCGACCCCGCCGTAATACCCTCAATAATATGGCGCTGCAGAGCCAGGAAGAAAAGGACAACCGGGATAACCCCAAGCACGAGACCCGCCAGAGCCAAATCCCACTGCTTCGTGTACTGCCCGAAGAAGGAGAAGGTCGACAGCGGAATGGTCCGGTGTCCCGGGCTGGTCAGCACGAGGGACGGAAGCAGGTAATCGTTCCATATCCACAGGGTGTTGAGCAGAATGATCGTGACGGTCATCGGCTTCAGCAGAGGGAAAATGATTCTCCAGAAAACTCCGTAAGGAGACGAGCCGTCCACTGTGGCGGATTCCTCTATCTCACGCGGAATCGACTTGATGAAGCCGTGGTACAGGAACAGGTTGAGCGATACCCCGAAGCCGAAGTAACAGATGACGAGGCCCGGGATGCTGTCCATCAGACCGGCCTTATCCGCCACCTTGACGAGCGGGATCATGATCGACTGAAACGGAATAACCATCGCCGCGACAAAGGCGGCAAACAGCAGGTTGTTGAACTTGGACGGGGACCGCACCAGACGGTAAGCCGCCATGGAGCTGATGATCACAAGCCCGATGTTCGCAAACACCGTAATGAGCAGCGAGTTGGTGAACGCCTTCGGGTAGTTCATGATTTTCCATACCTTCGTGTAGTTGTCCAGATAGAACGACGACGGCAGGTTGGCGGTGTTCGCCACGATTTCCGCGAAGTTCTTCATGGAGTTCACGATGACGAAGTAGAAAGGAACCAGGAACAACAGGGCTACGATAATGCCGACAATCTCCAGCAGAAGAGTGC contains:
- a CDS encoding ABC transporter substrate-binding protein, coding for MNKKLGLVGMSLVLMGGVLAGCGNKDNAGPANTGGGTNAGGGKNVTLKMFQFKVEIADPLNKLVEEYQKETGVKIQVETVGGGSDYGAALKAKFNSGDKPDIFNVGGFSDLDLWQENLEDLSGEPWVKNLAKGAEEPMTKGGKLYGMPVGIEGYGFQYNKDLFAKAGITELPKTLTQLEEAAKKLQAAGITPFENGYGEWWVLGNHFVNLPFAFQPDPNKFIEGLNKGTEKFAGNAQFENWMKLFDLTLKYGNKNPLQTDYKTQVTEFATGKAAMTQQGNWTQLQLTQTNPDLKVGFLPMPISDDPAANDKLFVGVPNNWVVNKNSANKEEAKKFLNWLATSETGKKYITNEFKFIPAFTNIPVDEKVLGPLAADINKYVKDGKVLSWNWFKFPGGEASSKKFGDSMQAYVAQKKNKDQLLADFQATWDGLKKK
- a CDS encoding carbohydrate ABC transporter permease — its product is MENTRSYNGRTLLLEIVGIIVALLFLVPFYFVIVNSMKNFAEIVANTANLPSSFYLDNYTKVWKIMNYPKAFTNSLLITVFANIGLVIISSMAAYRLVRSPSKFNNLLFAAFVAAMVIPFQSIMIPLVKVADKAGLMDSIPGLVICYFGFGVSLNLFLYHGFIKSIPREIEESATVDGSSPYGVFWRIIFPLLKPMTVTIILLNTLWIWNDYLLPSLVLTSPGHRTIPLSTFSFFGQYTKQWDLALAGLVLGVIPVVLFFLALQRHIIEGITAGSVKG